One window of Deltaproteobacteria bacterium genomic DNA carries:
- a CDS encoding tetratricopeptide repeat protein: MIDIHNMTVLIVDDSVPMCQSIHAMMKVMGYGKRFLFANNGKEALAVLQKESVDLVLMDYIMPVMTGAEVLRVIREDRELRDLPVIMISAQAYEDYVAEIGESEIDAFILKPLTIKVLEGKVADVIEKANNPPPVVVHLKRARKYEEKGDLEGAIRETRKAMELNPNSTRPIRELGYFYFKKGEYKEAEKWLLKAAKMNCLDVFAFHYLGELYLKAGDIDKAAQYFEKAMKVSPRQLHRGINFGKVLAAKKLFKKAAEVFDRVLALPGATSEIKEQIADFCAEKGMDEYAAKLLESLTEENSNRWDLPFKLGKVLMKMGHQTKALNFLTHAVQMDKGNIEIRLYLAKLYLSLKKPILAEKIIVEILEIDRDHEEARELLKQC; the protein is encoded by the coding sequence ATGATCGATATCCATAACATGACGGTTCTCATCGTAGATGATTCCGTTCCCATGTGCCAGTCGATCCACGCGATGATGAAAGTGATGGGTTACGGAAAGCGATTTCTTTTCGCCAATAACGGAAAAGAGGCATTAGCTGTATTGCAAAAGGAATCAGTGGACCTGGTTCTAATGGATTACATTATGCCCGTGATGACGGGAGCGGAGGTTTTGAGGGTCATACGGGAGGACAGGGAATTGCGGGATCTCCCCGTGATCATGATCTCCGCCCAGGCCTACGAAGACTACGTGGCGGAAATCGGGGAATCCGAGATCGATGCCTTCATCCTTAAACCCCTCACCATAAAAGTCCTTGAAGGAAAGGTGGCCGATGTCATTGAAAAGGCCAACAATCCTCCTCCAGTGGTGGTTCACCTGAAAAGAGCCCGCAAGTACGAGGAGAAGGGGGACCTTGAAGGCGCCATCCGGGAAACCCGCAAGGCCATGGAGCTTAATCCGAATTCGACCCGTCCCATCCGCGAACTGGGATACTTCTATTTTAAAAAGGGGGAGTACAAGGAGGCCGAGAAATGGTTATTGAAGGCGGCCAAGATGAATTGCCTGGATGTTTTTGCCTTTCATTACCTCGGTGAATTGTACCTGAAGGCGGGTGATATCGACAAGGCGGCTCAATATTTCGAAAAAGCGATGAAGGTGAGCCCCCGCCAACTGCATCGTGGAATCAACTTCGGGAAGGTCCTTGCCGCAAAGAAGCTGTTCAAAAAGGCCGCAGAGGTCTTCGACAGGGTCCTGGCGCTTCCGGGCGCTACCTCTGAGATCAAGGAGCAGATCGCTGATTTCTGTGCCGAGAAAGGCATGGATGAATACGCCGCAAAACTCCTGGAATCTCTCACGGAAGAGAATTCCAATCGTTGGGATCTTCCTTTCAAACTGGGTAAGGTCCTGATGAAGATGGGACACCAGACAAAGGCCCTGAATTTCCTGACTCATGCGGTCCAGATGGACAAGGGGAACATTGAAATCCGGTTGTATCTGGCCAAGCTCTATCTATCCCTTAAAAAACCCATCCTGGCTGAAAAGATCATTGTTGAGATCCTTGAAATCGACAGGGATCATGAGGAAGCGAGAGAATTACTCAAACAGTGCTGA
- a CDS encoding divalent-cation tolerance protein CutA, whose amino-acid sequence MSGYLQVFVTVEKREEAERIAGRLLEERLAACVQIIGPVRSTYWWRGNIESSEEWLCLLKTREDLYDDLEETVRNIHSYEVPEILALPIVRGNPDYLKWLTEETRGG is encoded by the coding sequence ATGAGCGGGTATCTGCAAGTATTCGTGACGGTTGAGAAGAGAGAGGAGGCTGAGCGGATCGCCGGGCGTCTTCTGGAGGAGAGGCTTGCCGCCTGTGTGCAGATCATCGGCCCCGTCAGGAGCACGTACTGGTGGCGGGGAAACATTGAAAGCTCGGAGGAATGGCTCTGCCTGCTGAAGACAAGAGAAGACCTTTACGACGACCTGGAGGAGACCGTCCGCAATATCCATTCCTATGAAGTGCCGGAGATCCTTGCCCTTCCCATCGTGAGGGGCAATCCGGATTATCTGAAATGGTTGACCGAGGAGACCAGGGGCGGATAA
- the xerC gene encoding tyrosine recombinase XerC: MTAEALVEEFIGYLSSQKGYSAHTIRAYRSDLLQFLRFLREKEERAGPEGGPKHGLNGVDFALLREYLSGLYGNYKRVTIARKLSAVRTFMAYLARKGVLQSNPAAEISTPKVEKSIPAHLPVDEMFRLLEMPERDHPLGLRDLAVLEVLYSCGLRVSELAGMDVSSIDFEQRLVRVIGKGNRERIVPIGKKALQAVEAYLEATSSLRRKQGKGKNEGPLFLNYRGMRLSTRSILTIVKKYGRECALMSEISPHALRHTFATHLLDGGADLRSVQELLGHANLSATQKYTHVSLDRLMAVYDKAHPRG; this comes from the coding sequence ATGACGGCGGAAGCGCTGGTGGAAGAATTCATCGGGTACCTCAGTAGCCAGAAAGGTTACTCCGCCCATACCATTCGGGCTTACAGGAGTGATCTATTGCAGTTCCTTCGATTCTTGAGGGAAAAGGAGGAGCGGGCGGGTCCTGAAGGGGGCCCGAAACATGGCCTGAATGGGGTCGATTTTGCGCTCCTCCGCGAGTACTTGAGCGGCCTTTACGGGAATTACAAGAGGGTCACCATAGCCAGGAAGCTTTCGGCCGTCCGCACCTTCATGGCTTATCTCGCCAGGAAGGGTGTCCTTCAAAGCAATCCTGCCGCTGAGATCTCGACCCCCAAGGTGGAAAAGAGCATCCCCGCCCACCTTCCAGTGGACGAGATGTTCCGGCTGCTGGAGATGCCCGAAAGAGATCATCCTCTGGGTTTAAGGGACTTGGCCGTCTTGGAGGTGTTATATTCCTGCGGGTTGCGGGTCAGTGAACTGGCGGGGATGGATGTCTCCAGCATTGATTTCGAACAGCGCTTGGTCCGCGTGATCGGGAAAGGCAATAGGGAAAGGATCGTACCCATTGGAAAGAAGGCTCTCCAGGCGGTCGAGGCTTACCTGGAGGCCACCTCTTCGTTGAGGAGAAAACAGGGAAAAGGAAAGAATGAGGGCCCCCTTTTCTTGAATTACCGCGGCATGCGCCTCTCGACCCGGAGCATTTTAACGATCGTAAAGAAATACGGTCGGGAGTGCGCCCTCATGAGCGAGATCAGCCCCCATGCCCTGAGACATACCTTTGCGACCCATCTGCTGGATGGCGGGGCCGACCTGAGATCGGTCCAGGAGCTTTTGGGCCATGCAAACCTTTCGGCTACACAGAAGTACACCCACGTGAGCCTCGACAGGCTCATGGCGGTTTATGACAAGGCCCACCCGCGCGGCTGA
- the hslU gene encoding ATP-dependent protease ATPase subunit HslU has protein sequence MNIVKRDGFNQVLTPREIVSELDKYIVGQNSAKRSVAIALRNRWRRQQVPPELRDEIAPKNIIMIGPTGVGKTEIARRLARLAKSPFLKVEATKFTEVGYVGRDVESMIRDLAELAVNMAKREEQEKVKAKARELAEERLLDILLPKRREDPRVEEEGEKEKVLEVVRTDRQESNSTREKLRRLLRSGKLDERYVELEVEDRSSPMVEIFSNAGLEEMEFNIKEVFGNIFPSRKKKRRVKIPEAMEILFQNESQKLIDMDHVIQEAVRMTEQNGIIFLDELDKVAGSESKYGPDVSREGVQRDLLPIVEGSTVITKYGMIKTDHILFIAAGAFNVSKPSDLLPELQGRFPIRVELDSLTEKDFVRILKEPRNALITQYKALLETEGVELVFEDEAIEEIASIASKVNERMENIGARRLHTVMEKLLDEISFDAPDMAEKRIVIDRDYVVEKLKDIFEDENLSRYIL, from the coding sequence ATGAACATCGTCAAGCGGGACGGATTCAACCAGGTCCTGACGCCCAGGGAGATCGTCTCGGAGCTGGACAAGTACATCGTGGGGCAGAACTCCGCCAAGCGTTCCGTGGCCATCGCCTTGCGGAATCGGTGGAGACGCCAACAGGTCCCTCCGGAGTTGCGGGATGAAATCGCCCCCAAGAACATCATCATGATCGGTCCCACGGGAGTGGGGAAGACGGAAATCGCCCGGCGGCTCGCCAGACTGGCCAAGTCTCCCTTCTTGAAGGTGGAGGCCACGAAATTCACCGAGGTAGGATACGTGGGCCGTGACGTGGAGTCCATGATCAGGGACCTTGCTGAACTCGCCGTCAACATGGCTAAGAGGGAGGAACAGGAAAAGGTCAAGGCCAAGGCCCGGGAATTGGCCGAGGAGAGACTGCTGGACATCCTTCTCCCGAAAAGGAGGGAAGATCCACGGGTCGAGGAAGAGGGTGAGAAGGAAAAGGTGCTGGAGGTCGTTCGGACAGACCGGCAGGAAAGCAATTCCACCCGTGAGAAGCTGAGGAGATTGCTGAGAAGCGGTAAACTGGATGAGCGCTATGTGGAACTCGAGGTCGAGGATAGGAGTTCGCCCATGGTGGAGATCTTTTCCAATGCCGGCCTTGAGGAGATGGAATTCAACATCAAGGAGGTCTTCGGCAACATTTTCCCCTCCCGTAAAAAGAAGAGGAGGGTGAAGATCCCGGAAGCCATGGAGATCCTATTCCAGAACGAATCTCAGAAGCTTATCGACATGGACCATGTTATCCAGGAGGCCGTCCGGATGACGGAGCAAAACGGCATCATCTTCCTGGACGAACTGGACAAGGTCGCGGGCTCCGAGTCCAAGTACGGCCCCGACGTATCCAGGGAAGGCGTGCAGCGGGACCTCCTTCCCATCGTGGAAGGCTCCACGGTCATCACCAAGTACGGCATGATCAAGACGGATCACATCCTTTTTATAGCTGCCGGGGCCTTCAACGTGAGCAAACCCTCGGATCTCCTCCCCGAGCTCCAGGGGCGCTTCCCTATCCGTGTCGAACTGGACTCCCTCACCGAGAAGGATTTCGTGCGGATTCTCAAGGAGCCCCGTAACGCCCTGATCACCCAGTACAAGGCCCTCCTGGAAACCGAAGGTGTGGAATTGGTGTTCGAGGATGAGGCCATTGAGGAGATCGCGTCTATCGCCAGCAAGGTCAATGAACGGATGGAGAATATCGGGGCTAGACGTCTCCACACGGTCATGGAGAAACTCCTGGACGAGATCTCCTTCGACGCGCCGGATATGGCGGAGAAACGCATTGTGATCGACCGGGACTACGTGGTGGAAAAGCTCAAGGATATCTTCGAGGACGAGAACTTGAGTCGCTATATCCTTTAA
- a CDS encoding response regulator — protein MNDQSPLQDKMILVVDDEPDVLEVVEEELDMCILHKATNYETALQYLLGYTYDAVVLDIMGVNGFELLKDSVARGFPTVMLTAHALTPKALKQSIRLGAISFLPKEKISELRPFLEEVVAGVSKNQLWRKLFEKLGGHFNRRFGPDWKEKDRFFAEFEEELRRESAAEN, from the coding sequence ATGAACGACCAGAGCCCTTTGCAAGACAAGATGATCCTTGTGGTGGATGATGAACCGGACGTGCTCGAGGTTGTGGAGGAAGAGCTTGATATGTGCATCCTTCACAAGGCGACGAACTACGAGACCGCCCTCCAATACCTGCTGGGTTATACCTATGACGCCGTCGTCCTCGATATCATGGGAGTGAACGGGTTCGAGCTTCTGAAGGATTCCGTGGCCCGAGGCTTCCCGACAGTCATGCTCACGGCACACGCCTTGACCCCCAAGGCCTTGAAACAGTCGATCAGACTCGGGGCCATCTCCTTTCTCCCCAAGGAAAAGATCTCCGAACTACGTCCTTTTCTTGAGGAAGTGGTCGCGGGAGTCAGCAAAAATCAGCTTTGGAGAAAACTCTTCGAGAAGCTGGGAGGACATTTCAATCGGAGATTCGGGCCCGATTGGAAGGAGAAAGATCGTTTTTTCGCCGAATTCGAGGAGGAGCTGCGGAGGGAGTCGGCGGCGGAGAACTGA
- a CDS encoding MogA/MoaB family molybdenum cofactor biosynthesis protein, whose amino-acid sequence MGAKFRAGILTVSDKGSLGLRKDESGRVAEEILTSEGFPVLKREIVPDDLQAIAETLSSWADSGEMDLIVTSGGTGLSPRDVTPQATERVIDYPVPGMAEAMRAESLKKTPHAMISRAVAGVRGACLIINLPGSPAGVKENLAVVLPALKHALSKLGGDPSDCAVP is encoded by the coding sequence ATGGGCGCCAAATTCAGGGCCGGGATCCTGACCGTGAGCGACAAGGGCTCTCTCGGACTCAGGAAAGACGAAAGCGGACGAGTGGCCGAGGAGATCCTGACCTCGGAGGGATTTCCGGTATTAAAGCGGGAAATCGTTCCCGATGATCTTCAGGCCATTGCGGAAACGCTTTCATCCTGGGCGGATTCAGGGGAGATGGACCTGATCGTCACCTCAGGCGGAACCGGCCTGAGTCCCAGGGATGTCACTCCCCAGGCCACGGAACGAGTAATCGATTACCCCGTGCCGGGGATGGCGGAGGCCATGAGGGCGGAAAGCCTGAAGAAGACTCCTCATGCCATGATCTCCCGGGCCGTGGCGGGGGTAAGGGGAGCTTGCCTGATCATCAATCTCCCGGGAAGTCCGGCGGGCGTAAAGGAAAACCTGGCCGTCGTGCTTCCTGCCTTGAAACACGCCCTCTCGAAATTGGGGGGAGATCCTTCCGACTGCGCCGTACCCTGA
- a CDS encoding GAF domain-containing protein produces MERDTLILKALMAINGISRDRRLAFNDKLEKILREIVRCMKAKSGSIMLIKGRKNLEVAASTKPELVGVRQSLEEESPSSWVVRHKKPLRVDDIHRSRRFHKRFDRYRGAAFLLVPIIVDEKVIGVLSVTDKLGDDIFSAAEQEGLLCLAGQVIGALENQRLAESLKKKGRILQQKNRELRKLERLKTDLYNMMIHDLKGPISEIVANLDILSYTLNGENLEFVRAAQSGCDTLYRMVSNLLDISRIEEGKLQLVYERIDPRDIFKEAVARVFGLTKSKDLRVQEDIPESDSREFLWADRDILLRILQNLLSNAIQYSPAGETIEAGFHFPDKSKIEFYVKDNGPGIPPEYQESIFDKYHQLKRETGTRLYTTGLGLTFCRMAVEAHRGSIRVISDGKQGSTFTFTLPLQPKSVR; encoded by the coding sequence ATGGAACGTGACACCTTAATATTGAAAGCCCTCATGGCGATAAACGGCATTTCCCGGGATCGTCGTTTGGCCTTCAACGATAAGCTTGAAAAGATTCTCCGTGAGATCGTCCGCTGCATGAAGGCCAAGAGTGGTTCCATCATGCTTATAAAGGGGCGTAAAAATCTGGAAGTGGCGGCCTCGACCAAACCGGAACTGGTCGGCGTTCGTCAGTCCCTGGAAGAGGAGAGCCCTTCGAGCTGGGTCGTTCGGCACAAGAAGCCTCTACGGGTGGACGATATCCACAGGAGTCGCCGGTTCCATAAACGTTTTGACCGTTACCGGGGTGCTGCCTTTCTACTGGTTCCCATCATCGTGGATGAGAAAGTGATCGGGGTCCTCAGCGTGACGGATAAACTGGGAGACGATATATTCTCTGCCGCAGAACAGGAAGGTCTTCTCTGCCTTGCAGGACAGGTTATCGGAGCCCTTGAAAACCAGCGCCTGGCCGAGTCCCTCAAAAAGAAAGGACGCATACTCCAGCAGAAAAACAGAGAGTTGCGAAAGCTCGAAAGGCTCAAGACAGACCTCTATAATATGATGATCCATGATTTGAAAGGCCCCATTTCCGAGATCGTGGCAAACCTGGATATCTTATCCTATACGTTGAACGGGGAGAACTTGGAGTTCGTACGCGCTGCTCAATCCGGCTGCGATACCCTCTACCGGATGGTTTCCAACCTTCTGGACATCTCACGGATTGAGGAAGGCAAACTTCAGCTCGTTTACGAGCGTATCGATCCACGGGACATATTTAAAGAGGCGGTGGCCCGGGTCTTTGGACTCACGAAGTCCAAGGACTTACGCGTGCAGGAGGATATCCCGGAATCCGATTCCAGAGAATTTCTATGGGCCGACCGGGATATTCTCCTTCGGATATTACAGAATCTTCTGAGCAATGCTATTCAGTATTCCCCCGCCGGTGAGACCATTGAGGCGGGTTTCCACTTCCCGGATAAATCGAAAATCGAGTTTTACGTGAAGGACAACGGCCCCGGGATTCCCCCGGAATACCAGGAGAGCATCTTTGACAAGTATCATCAACTGAAAAGGGAGACGGGGACCCGTCTTTACACTACGGGACTGGGATTGACGTTCTGCCGGATGGCTGTTGAAGCCCACCGGGGGAGCATCAGGGTCATCAGCGATGGAAAACAGGGAAGCACCTTCACCTTCACTCTCCCCCTCCAGCCCAAATCCGTGCGCTGA
- the hslV gene encoding ATP-dependent protease subunit HslV: MKRTDIRATTILAVRKDGRSVMAGDGQVTLDNTIMKHKAVKVRFMYKDRILVGFAGAAADAFNLFERLEGKLEKFNGNLTRSAVELAKDWRTDKILKRLEALLLAMDEASTFIISGTGDVIEPDENVAAIGSGAGFALAAARALVSHSNLDAYTIALEAMKITASICLYTNDQIVIHEIGEKG; the protein is encoded by the coding sequence ATGAAGAGAACGGATATCAGAGCGACGACTATCTTGGCCGTTCGAAAGGACGGAAGGTCCGTCATGGCCGGAGACGGCCAGGTGACCCTCGATAACACCATCATGAAACACAAGGCGGTAAAGGTCCGTTTTATGTACAAGGATCGTATCCTGGTCGGTTTTGCCGGGGCCGCCGCAGATGCCTTCAATCTCTTCGAGCGCCTTGAAGGAAAACTGGAGAAATTCAACGGGAATCTTACTCGTTCCGCGGTGGAGCTGGCCAAGGACTGGAGAACGGACAAGATCCTCAAAAGGCTAGAGGCCCTTCTGCTCGCCATGGACGAGGCATCCACCTTTATCATCTCGGGAACCGGGGATGTCATCGAGCCCGATGAGAACGTTGCGGCCATCGGTTCGGGGGCGGGTTTCGCACTTGCCGCGGCCCGGGCCCTCGTCAGCCATTCCAACCTGGACGCTTATACCATAGCCCTTGAGGCCATGAAGATCACGGCCTCCATTTGTCTATACACCAACGATCAGATCGTCATCCATGAAATCGGCGAGAAGGGGTGA
- a CDS encoding AMP-binding protein produces the protein MGIYDFTFYDLIKRNAVTFGDKEAWYGVEDERSLTFSEYLEQVERLALGLREKDVKKGDRVGVLAKNSLEYFLLLGATAALGAILVPISWRLSKEEVRYNLENCKPVVVFVDDENQAVIGDLRENLPFVKSCFSLERTEGGQYPPFSSLMEKSGDFSPPDVGAEDGLVIIHTAAVAGKPRGALLSHANLLWADMHFDYLMNVTSKDVHLNFLPFFHVGGLFMTTAAFHAGALNVQMKGFDAVRAVDIIREKEASFTMVFTPILSSLLDEGEKKGVDISPLRAVTGIETPETIERYQKASEGTFYSMYGQTETSCLVSFGPYDERPGAAGRMLPMIDVRLVDEYDRPVARGEVGEITVKGPMVFKGYWGLPEETTHTFREGWHHTGDLGRFDDEGYLWYAGRSAEKELIKPGGENVYPAEVEKVILQHPAVEKTVVFGVPDPKWKEGIKAVCQLREGERLDAQELIDFVGERIARYKKPSYVEFVRELPLLKDGSIDRAEVKKRYGGEQ, from the coding sequence ATGGGAATTTATGATTTTACCTTTTATGATCTAATCAAACGCAATGCGGTGACTTTCGGAGACAAGGAAGCCTGGTACGGGGTGGAGGATGAGCGTTCCCTGACCTTTTCAGAATACCTGGAACAGGTCGAGCGTTTGGCCCTCGGGCTCCGGGAAAAAGATGTTAAAAAAGGGGACAGGGTGGGCGTGCTGGCCAAGAACAGCCTGGAGTATTTTCTCCTTTTAGGGGCCACGGCCGCTCTTGGGGCGATCCTGGTTCCCATCAGTTGGAGGTTGTCCAAGGAGGAGGTCCGTTATAACCTCGAGAATTGCAAGCCTGTCGTGGTATTCGTTGACGACGAGAACCAGGCGGTCATCGGAGATCTCCGTGAAAATTTGCCTTTTGTGAAATCCTGTTTCAGCCTGGAACGCACCGAAGGAGGACAATATCCTCCTTTTTCCAGTTTGATGGAAAAGAGCGGCGATTTTTCCCCACCGGATGTGGGCGCGGAAGACGGGCTGGTCATTATTCATACGGCGGCGGTTGCCGGAAAACCGCGGGGCGCTCTCTTGAGCCACGCCAATTTGCTTTGGGCCGATATGCATTTTGACTACCTGATGAATGTGACGTCGAAGGATGTCCACCTTAATTTTTTGCCCTTTTTCCACGTGGGGGGATTGTTCATGACCACCGCCGCCTTCCACGCGGGAGCCCTGAACGTTCAAATGAAGGGATTCGACGCGGTCCGGGCCGTCGATATCATCAGGGAGAAAGAGGCGTCTTTCACCATGGTTTTTACCCCGATCCTCTCCTCACTCCTGGACGAGGGGGAAAAGAAAGGAGTTGACATCAGCCCGTTGCGGGCTGTGACGGGGATCGAAACCCCCGAAACCATAGAAAGGTACCAGAAAGCAAGTGAAGGAACCTTTTATTCCATGTACGGACAAACAGAGACATCCTGCCTGGTCTCTTTCGGTCCTTACGACGAGAGGCCCGGGGCCGCCGGGCGGATGCTCCCCATGATCGATGTCAGGCTGGTGGATGAATATGATCGTCCCGTGGCCCGGGGCGAGGTGGGCGAGATAACGGTAAAAGGCCCCATGGTATTCAAGGGGTATTGGGGACTGCCCGAAGAGACAACCCACACCTTTCGGGAAGGGTGGCACCACACCGGTGATCTGGGACGTTTCGACGACGAGGGGTATCTCTGGTATGCGGGGAGGAGCGCGGAGAAGGAACTGATCAAGCCGGGAGGAGAGAACGTTTACCCGGCCGAGGTGGAGAAGGTGATCCTGCAGCATCCCGCCGTGGAAAAGACCGTTGTTTTCGGGGTCCCGGATCCAAAATGGAAGGAAGGTATCAAGGCCGTGTGCCAGCTCAGGGAGGGGGAGCGACTTGATGCTCAGGAACTCATCGATTTCGTCGGAGAGCGGATAGCCCGTTACAAGAAACCTTCCTACGTGGAATTCGTAAGGGAACTTCCCCTCCTGAAGGATGGTTCCATCGACCGGGCCGAGGTCAAGAAGCGTTATGGCGGTGAGCAATGA
- the fusA gene encoding elongation factor G — protein MERKSELLRNVGFVAHVGSGKTSLAEAMLFNGKAVTRLGKVDEGTSNLDFEPEEVKRKITISTAVHHCTWKKHVINLIDMPGDDNFLSDTRLSLQATDGLVVVLDATAGVKIGTEKVWGFADEQELPRIVFVNKMDRERADFFSVIDGMSETFDAKLTPIFLPIGAEDDFKGIIDLIKMKAYLYSKDGSGDFKEADIPGDMSDTVEEWREKMIENIVEANDELMEKYLEGEELSTKEIEETFYQGFKSGMLVPIACGSAMLNIGVPHLMNLVVQGLPSPLERKPPEGKKPGTDEQITVKPAVDGPFAGIVFKTMADPFAGKLSLVRVYSGTLQAESTVYNPNKDFKEKFGQIFLLEGKKQQSVESAIPGDIIAIPKLKETQTGHTLCQETDPVIFTPAEPLPPVISYAVEAKVKGSEDKVFSSLSKLLDEDPTLKLERDQTTSEIIVSGTGQIHLEATCEKVNRKFGVEVNLKPVKVPYLETIKKPVKQVIYRHKKQSGGRGQFAEVHFDVTPLERGQGFEFEEALVGMNVPRNFVPAVEKGLQEAIQVGVLAGYPIVDLKVRFYDGKSHDVDSSEMAFKIAASMCLKKALQEANPVLLEPIMKMEITVPEEVMGDVMGDLNGRRGRVLGMESKGKYQVIMAQAPMAEVLTYALDLNAMTAGRGTFTMEHSHYEEVPAQLAEKVIAEAKAAE, from the coding sequence ATGGAAAGGAAAAGTGAGCTATTGCGGAACGTCGGTTTCGTGGCCCATGTGGGCTCCGGCAAGACCTCACTGGCGGAAGCCATGCTCTTTAACGGAAAAGCCGTAACCCGGCTCGGCAAGGTGGACGAAGGCACTTCGAACCTGGACTTTGAACCCGAGGAAGTGAAAAGGAAAATCACCATCAGTACGGCCGTCCACCATTGCACCTGGAAAAAACATGTGATCAACCTGATCGACATGCCGGGGGACGACAACTTTCTCTCGGATACCAGGCTGTCACTCCAGGCCACCGATGGCCTGGTCGTGGTTCTGGACGCCACGGCGGGCGTGAAGATCGGGACGGAAAAGGTCTGGGGGTTCGCCGACGAGCAGGAACTGCCCCGGATCGTCTTCGTGAACAAGATGGACAGGGAGAGGGCGGATTTTTTCTCCGTGATCGATGGGATGAGCGAGACCTTTGATGCCAAGCTCACGCCCATATTTCTGCCTATTGGGGCCGAGGACGATTTCAAAGGGATTATCGACCTCATCAAGATGAAGGCTTACCTATACTCCAAGGACGGCAGCGGGGATTTCAAGGAAGCCGACATCCCCGGAGACATGTCGGACACGGTCGAGGAGTGGCGGGAGAAGATGATCGAGAACATCGTTGAGGCCAACGATGAACTCATGGAGAAATATCTCGAGGGTGAAGAACTATCCACCAAGGAAATCGAAGAGACCTTTTACCAGGGTTTCAAGAGCGGCATGCTGGTTCCGATCGCCTGCGGTTCGGCGATGTTGAACATAGGAGTGCCCCATCTCATGAATCTGGTCGTCCAGGGGCTCCCCTCACCGCTCGAGAGAAAACCTCCGGAAGGGAAAAAACCCGGAACGGATGAACAGATCACCGTGAAACCTGCCGTGGATGGTCCTTTTGCGGGAATCGTCTTCAAAACCATGGCGGATCCCTTCGCAGGCAAGTTGAGCCTGGTCAGGGTCTATTCGGGCACCCTACAGGCCGAGTCCACGGTTTACAACCCCAATAAGGACTTCAAAGAAAAATTCGGCCAGATCTTCCTCCTGGAGGGTAAGAAGCAGCAATCCGTTGAAAGCGCCATCCCCGGAGATATCATCGCCATCCCCAAGCTCAAGGAAACCCAGACCGGGCATACCCTCTGCCAGGAGACCGATCCCGTCATTTTTACACCCGCAGAACCCCTCCCGCCCGTAATCTCTTACGCCGTTGAAGCCAAGGTCAAGGGAAGCGAGGACAAGGTTTTCTCTTCCCTGAGCAAGCTGCTCGACGAAGACCCCACCCTGAAACTGGAAAGGGACCAGACGACCTCCGAGATCATCGTCTCCGGAACCGGGCAGATTCACCTGGAAGCCACGTGCGAAAAAGTCAACCGGAAATTCGGCGTGGAGGTCAACCTGAAACCCGTCAAGGTCCCTTACCTGGAAACCATCAAAAAGCCCGTCAAGCAGGTGATTTACAGGCACAAGAAGCAATCCGGCGGGCGGGGGCAATTCGCCGAGGTGCATTTCGACGTCACACCCCTCGAACGAGGTCAGGGTTTCGAGTTCGAAGAGGCCCTGGTCGGCATGAATGTCCCAAGGAACTTCGTCCCGGCCGTTGAAAAGGGGCTTCAGGAGGCGATCCAGGTGGGAGTCCTGGCAGGCTACCCCATCGTCGACCTCAAGGTACGGTTCTATGACGGAAAATCCCACGACGTGGATTCATCGGAAATGGCCTTCAAAATCGCGGCGAGCATGTGCCTGAAAAAGGCCCTCCAGGAGGCCAACCCGGTGCTTCTCGAACCCATCATGAAAATGGAAATCACGGTACCCGAAGAGGTCATGGGAGACGTGATGGGAGACCTGAATGGGAGGAGAGGCCGTGTCCTCGGAATGGAAAGCAAGGGCAAGTACCAGGTGATCATGGCCCAGGCCCCCATGGCCGAGGTCCTTACCTATGCGCTGGACCTGAACGCCATGACCGCCGGGAGGGGAACCTTCACCATGGAGCATTCCCACTACGAGGAGGTCCCCGCGCAACTGGCCGAAAAGGTGATCGCTGAGGCCAAGGCTGCGGAATAA